From a single Maylandia zebra isolate NMK-2024a linkage group LG3, Mzebra_GT3a, whole genome shotgun sequence genomic region:
- the LOC112430799 gene encoding tripartite motif-containing protein 16-like, which yields MSDSIQTKRRGTDPQTVLCDMCAEDRKPAKKTCMKCEISMCVQHLQAHLTTPVLLQTHPLTEPMALCGNTKCSQHGKLLEYYCLDDMTCVCVSCAIEDQHRLHNMKTFSTAHKELLEKLKAEQLILQEKTDDENVSLEKWEKSERGKLGGFSVRLIEAVTKLRDISLTSVQSSVSARMVSLKTSKSSLEAAQKEKDTFSFLQMYSQVHQDVEEAKAVDLSKGLEPGSHRDKLVEEMRQNGEKMVKQASQFWGSLLTLVDPEHHQELVPTGSDLILEPQSLGPGMLLSKDNRKVFHNSWLGQCYATLLICSTKTASSFQRWVVSLSKESDWTIGLCDKKCAKNLKDGAVYGLCWEDKQLSSLTTKRNEGSQSSTSQGLKVQNTGTAKTGTQLVTTSASITYQGENGEEPVPRPEKVEVLWNFTASTLSFYSRTGQHQREEIITMKLKASVSNRDLAPFVQLGKQNIHSTTQHQQ from the coding sequence ATGTCTGACAGCATACAAACAAAAAGGAGAGGAACAGATCCACAAACTGTCCTCTGTGACATGTGTGCAGAGGACAGGAAACCAGCAAAGAAGACGTGCATGAAGTGTGAGATCTCCATGTGTGTCCAGCACCTCCAGGCCCACCTGACCACACCTGTGTTACTGCAGACTCATCCTCTGACTGAACCCATGGCTTTATGTGGGAACACCAAATGTTCTCAGCACGGCAAGCTCCTGGAGTACTACTGCTTGGACGacatgacctgtgtgtgtgtttcctgcgCCATTGAGGACCAGCACCGCCTACACAATATGAAGACCTTCTCCACAGCCCACAAAGAGCTCCTGGAGAAGCTGAAAGCTGAGCAGCTGATCTTACAGGAGAAAACAGACGATGAGAATGTGAGTCTGGAAAAGTGGGAGAAGAGTGAAAGAGGGAAGCTGGGTGGCTTCAGTGTGCGTCTGATTGAGGCTGTGACTAAGCTGCGTGACATCTCTCTGACCAGCGTCCAGAGCTCAGTCTCTGCTCGTATGGTGTCCCTGAAAACCAGCAAGAGCAGCCTGGAAGCAGCACAGAAGGAGAAGGACACCTTCAGTTTCCTGCAGATGTATTCTCAGGTGCATCAGGATGTGGAGGAGGCCAAAGCTGTGGATCTGAGTAAAGGGCTGGAGCCGGGCAGCCATCGGGACAAACTGGTTGAGGAGATGAGACAGAATGGGGAGAAGATGGTGAAGCAAGCGTCTCAGTTCTGGGGATCATTGCTGACTCTGGTTGATCCTGAACACCACCAGGAGCTTGTTCCCACTGGTTCAGACCTGATATTAGAGCCACAGTCTCTGGGTCCTGGCATGTTGCTGTCCAAAGACAACAGGAAGGTTTTCCACAACAGCTGGCTGGGACAGTGCTATGCAACTCTTCTAATCTGTAGTACCAAGACAGCCAGCAGCTTTCAGAGGTGGGTGGTCAGTCTGTCCAAAGAGTCTGATTGGACGATTGGTTTATGTGATAAAAAGTGTGCAAAGAACTTGAAGGATGGAGCTGTGTATGGACTGTGCTGGGAGGATAAGCAGCTCAGCAGCCTCACAACAAAGAGAaatgaaggttctcagtcatccactTCACAAGGTTTGAAGGTGCAAAATACTGGCACAGCCAAAACTGGGACCCAACTCGTGACAACCTCTGCATCAATCACATATCAGGGGGAGAATGGAGAAGAGCCTGTACCACGACCTGAAAAGGTGGAGGTGTTGTGGAACTTTACTGCCTCCACGCTGTCCTTCTACAGCAGAACCGGACAGCACCAGAGAGAAGAAATAATCACAATGAAGCTCAAAGCAAGCGTCAGTAACCGAGACCTGGCCCCATTTGTCCAACTGGGAAAGCAAAATATCCACAGCACGACTCAGCATCAGCAGTAG